A window of the Sphaerobacter thermophilus DSM 20745 genome harbors these coding sequences:
- a CDS encoding glycosyltransferase family 4 protein — MRIAIDYTPAIRQGAGIGRYTRSLVSALAGRLSDGEELVLWHTRDAEPEDPPSLANDRVQLRRVPLPERVLTGAWHRLHAPFRLEHLIGSVDVVHGPDFVIPPTSAPAVVTIHDLSYIVTPEYAHPALRRYLMQAVPRALERAAGIVAVSETTASDLVEHYSAPRERITVIPNGVDPRFHPPSQEEIRRVHAKLEVRRPYFLTVGTIEPRKNHRTLLEAFAQVYAAFPEASLLIVGRHGWLADPIVAEIDAAARRLPVRLLSRIDDRLLPGLYAGSTALVYPSWYEGFGLPVVEAMASGAAVITSDHGALAEVAGDAALLVPAGDADKLAEQMCRVLEDTALREDLVQRGRARAAQFTWEAAADAHLALYRRVMAER, encoded by the coding sequence ATGAGGATCGCGATCGACTACACCCCCGCCATCAGGCAGGGAGCGGGAATCGGACGCTATACGCGGAGCCTGGTCAGCGCCCTCGCGGGGCGCCTCAGTGATGGCGAAGAGCTTGTCCTCTGGCATACGCGGGATGCCGAGCCGGAAGATCCACCCTCGTTGGCTAACGATCGTGTGCAGCTTCGGCGTGTGCCCCTGCCCGAGCGTGTGCTGACGGGCGCCTGGCACCGGTTGCACGCCCCGTTCCGGCTCGAGCACCTGATCGGGTCAGTCGACGTCGTTCACGGTCCCGACTTCGTCATCCCGCCAACTAGCGCACCGGCAGTCGTCACGATCCACGATCTGAGCTACATCGTCACGCCCGAGTACGCGCACCCTGCCCTGCGCCGTTACCTGATGCAGGCCGTGCCCCGCGCACTCGAGCGCGCTGCGGGGATCGTCGCCGTCTCCGAGACGACCGCCTCCGACCTGGTCGAGCACTACAGCGCACCGCGGGAGCGCATCACCGTCATCCCCAATGGGGTCGATCCCCGCTTCCATCCCCCATCGCAGGAGGAGATCCGACGGGTCCATGCCAAGCTCGAAGTGCGGCGCCCGTATTTCCTGACGGTCGGCACGATCGAGCCACGCAAGAACCATCGCACGCTCCTCGAGGCGTTCGCCCAGGTGTACGCGGCCTTTCCCGAGGCTTCCCTGCTCATCGTCGGGCGGCATGGGTGGCTGGCCGACCCGATCGTCGCTGAGATCGACGCCGCAGCGCGAAGACTCCCGGTCCGCCTGCTGTCTCGGATCGACGACCGGCTGCTCCCGGGACTCTACGCCGGGAGCACGGCGCTGGTCTATCCTTCGTGGTACGAGGGGTTTGGCCTTCCCGTGGTTGAGGCGATGGCGAGCGGGGCGGCGGTGATCACCAGCGATCATGGAGCCCTTGCCGAGGTCGCGGGCGACGCCGCCCTGCTGGTACCGGCAGGGGACGCAGACAAGCTGGCGGAGCAAATGTGCCGCGTGCTAGAGGATACGGCGCTGCGTGAAGACCTTGTGCAACGTGGGCGGGCGCGTGCCGCACAGTTCACCTGGGAGGCCGCCGCGGACGCACACCTAGCGCTGTATCGACGAGTGATGGCGGAACGATGA
- a CDS encoding lysylphosphatidylglycerol synthase transmembrane domain-containing protein, translating into MLRPQTLVSFGLAAAIVAFMLTRFDLNLRAVLSEMRHANPLYLGLAFASYYGAFGFRAARWRSLLESADIRPPDGQSLPGLPGLSAIFVLSWFANCIVPAKLGDAYRGFLLKQRARTSFSGTLGTIFAERLVDLATLAALLVGSGFIVFGSRLPRNITSWMLFASGLAVVVVTGLLIIMRFRHLLRRLVPTRIRHHYVRVEEGVIGSFGSVPTVLGLTAIIWLLEGVRLYFVSMSVGAGISLAAALFVALLASLLTVVPVTPAGLGFVELGIVGALTLFGVFHQTAASVALLDRVVAYWSVIAVGAVLYLITRWRWR; encoded by the coding sequence GTGCTCCGCCCACAGACGCTCGTCTCGTTTGGACTCGCCGCCGCCATTGTCGCCTTCATGCTCACTCGCTTCGACCTCAACCTTCGTGCGGTCCTGAGCGAGATGCGACACGCGAACCCGCTCTACCTCGGGCTTGCCTTCGCGTCGTACTACGGCGCCTTCGGCTTCCGCGCGGCACGATGGCGTTCCCTGCTGGAGAGCGCGGATATTCGCCCACCGGACGGCCAATCGCTGCCGGGGCTACCCGGCCTCAGCGCGATCTTCGTCCTCTCCTGGTTCGCCAACTGCATCGTGCCGGCCAAGCTCGGGGATGCTTACCGCGGCTTCTTGCTCAAGCAGCGAGCACGCACGTCGTTCAGTGGCACGCTCGGGACCATCTTCGCGGAGCGGCTGGTCGATCTGGCGACACTGGCGGCGTTGCTCGTCGGATCCGGCTTCATCGTGTTTGGGAGCCGCCTGCCGCGCAACATCACGTCATGGATGCTCTTCGCCTCCGGGTTGGCTGTGGTCGTCGTCACCGGACTCCTCATCATCATGCGATTCCGACATTTGCTCCGCAGGCTGGTGCCCACCCGCATCCGGCACCACTACGTCCGTGTCGAGGAAGGTGTGATCGGCTCCTTTGGCAGCGTCCCGACGGTATTGGGTCTCACCGCGATCATCTGGCTGCTGGAAGGCGTGCGCCTGTATTTCGTCAGCATGTCTGTCGGCGCGGGCATCTCGCTCGCTGCCGCCCTGTTCGTGGCGCTGCTCGCCAGCCTGCTGACCGTCGTCCCGGTCACACCCGCTGGTCTGGGATTCGTAGAGTTGGGTATCGTGGGTGCGTTGACCCTGTTCGGGGTGTTCCACCAGACCGCCGCGTCGGTGGCGCTCCTCGACCGGGTCGTGGCGTATTGGAGCGTCATCGCCGTCGGGGCGGTTCTCTATCTCATCACCCGCTGGCGGTGGCGGTGA